AGCACAACATCATGCTGGTCAGCCCGACCACGTTGCTGGTGGCGCTGCGTACCATCACCAACCTGTGGCGCTATGAGCATCAGAGCCAGAACGCCCAGCGCATCGCCGATCGCGCGGCGAAACTGTATGACAAGATGCGGCTGTTCGTGGACGATATGTCCGCGCTGGGGCAGAGCCTGGACAAGGCGCAGGGCAGTTATCGTCAGGCGATGAACAAACTGAGCGAAGGCCGTGGTAATCTTATCGGCCAAATTGAAGGTTTCCGCGCGTTGGGGGTTGAGGTCAAACGGCCGATAAACCCGCTGCTGGCGCAGCAAGCCGGCGCGCAACACGATGAAGCGGAAGAGGCGAACGACGATGATGTCGCCGCGCTGCCGCAGACGAACGACGATGACGATACCGCCGGGGAATCGGGCTTCGTTTCGCACGGCTGAGGCCGTGGCGAGGTGGGGTATTCACCGGGCTTCTGGTACACTCATCCACACAAAATTGACTGAATAGCAGGCAGGACAATGGCAGATCAATCGCAGGAAACCACCGATTTCGGTTTTCGCACCGTCGCTAGAGACGAAAAACAGGCCATGGTGGCGGACGTTTTCCATTCGGTAGCGGCAAAGTATGACGTGATGAACGACCTGATGTCGTTCGGTATTCACCGTATCTGGAAGCGTTTCACCATTGACTGCAGCGGCGTGCGCCGCGGGCAGCGCGTGCTGGATCTGGCCGGCGGTACCGGCGACCTGGCCGCCAAGTTCTCCCGCATGGTGGGCGAGCAGGGGCAGGTGGTGCTGGCGGACATCAATGATTCGATGCTCAAGATGGGGCGCGAGAAGCTGCGCGATCGCGGCATCGTCGGCAACATCAATTACGTGCAGGCCAACGCCGAAGCACTGCCGTTCCCGGACAATTACTTCGATTGCATCACCATCTCCTTTGGCCTGCGTAACGTCACCGACAAAGACAAAGCGCTGCGCTCGATGTTCCGCGTGCTGAAGCCGGGCGGCCGTCTGCTGGTGCTGGAATTCTCCAAGCCGCTGCTGGCGCCGCTGAGCAAAGCCTATGACGCCTACTCTTTCCACGTGCTGCCGAAGATCGGCGAGCTGGTGGTGAAAGATCCGGACAGCTACCGCTACCTGGCGGAATCGATCCGCATGCACCCCGATCAGGAAACCCTTAAGGGCATGATGGGCAACGCCGGTTTTGAAAACGTCACCTATTTCAACCTGACCGGTGGGATTGTCGCCCTGCATCGCGGCTTCAAGTTCTGAGAGGGAGATGCCGATGCTGTTTACCCCTCTGCTGACCGGTGCGCTGGAAACCTCGCTGAATAACCTGCTGTTTCGCGATCGCAGCATGAAAGCCGCCCGCCAACGCCTGGCGGGCAAGGTGCTGCGCATCGAACTGGAAGAGTTGGCTTCGCCGCTGGTGCTGGTGTTCAGCGAACTGCGCGTGGATGTGCTGGGGCAGTCTGAAGACAGCGCCGATTGCACCGTGCGTAGCCGCATTCCCTCCTTGCTGAAGCTGCGCGATCGCCAGCAGTTGCCGGTGCTGATGCGCAGCGGCGAATTGACGGTGGAAGGCGATATTCAGGTGGTGCAACAGCTGGTTGGCCTGCTCGATCTGGCGGAGTGGGATCCGGCGGAGTGGCTGGCGCCCTACATCGGCGATATCGCCGCCCAAGGCATTACACAGGCGCTGGGAAAAGGCGCCTCGCTGCTGAAAGCCGGCTTTATGCGCCGGCAGCAGGGGATGGCGGAGGCGTTGACAGAAGAGTGGCGCCTGGCGCCGGGGCCGCTGGAAGTGGTGTGGTTCAACGAAGAAGTTGACGCACTCGCCCGCAGCGCGGAAGCGCTGATTGCCCGCATGGACAAGTTGGAGGGCAAGCGATGACCCCAGGCGAACTGCGCCGTTTGTATTTTATCGTCCGCGTTTTTCTCAGCTACGGGCTGGACGAGCTGATCCCTAAAATGCGGTTGACGCTGCCGCTGCGCTTTGGCCGTCGGCTGTTGTTCTGGATGCCGAATCGGCATAAGGACAAACCGTTGGGTGAACGTCTGCGGCTGGCGCTGCAGGAATTGGGGCCGGTTTGGATCAAGTTCGGCCAAATGATGTCGACCCGCCGCGATCTGTTTCCGCCGCACATTGCCGATCAGCTGACGCTGCTGCAGGATCGGGTGGCGCCTTTCGATGGCGCGTTGGCGCGTAAGCATATCGAGCTGGCGATGGGCGGCCCGCTGGAGACCTGGTTCGATGACTTCGATCAGCAGCCGTTGGCCTCTGCCTCGATCGCGCAGGTGCATACCGCGCGGTTGAAAACCACCGGCCAGGAAGTGGTGCTGAAGGTGATCCGGCCGGATATCGGGCCGATCATCAAGGCCGACGTGCGTCTGATGTACCGGCTGGCAGGCTGGGTGCCGAAGCTGTTGCCGGACGGCCGCCGTCTGCGCCCGCGCGAAGTGGTACGCGAGTACGAGAAAACCCTGCTGGACGAATTGAACCTGCTGCGCGAAGCGGCTAACGCCATTCAGCTGCGCCGCAATTTCGACGGCAGCCCAATGCTGTACGTACCGGAAGTTTATTCCGACTACTGCCGCGAAAGCGTATTGGTGATGGAGCGCATTTACGGCATTCCGGTCTCGGACATCGCCACGCTGGAACAGCAGGGCACCAACATGAAACTGTTGGCGGAACGCGGCGTTCAGGTGTTCTTTACCCAGGTCTTCCGCGACAGCTTCTTCCATGCGGACATGCATCCCGGTAATATTTTCGTCAGCTACGAACATCCGGAAGATCCTTGCTACATCGGCATCGACTGCGGCATCGTCGGTTCGCTGAACAAGGATGATAAACGTTACCTGGCGGAAAACTTCATCGCCTTCTTCAACCGCGATTACCGCAAGGTGGCGGAACTGCACGTCGACTCCGGGTGGGTGCCGCGCGACACCAACGTGGAAGACTTCGAATTCGCCATCCGCACCGTGTGCGAGCCGATTTTCGAGAAGCCGCTGGCGGAGATTTCCTTCGGCAACGTGCTGCTGAACCTGTTCAACACCGCGCGACGCTTCAATATGGAAGTGCAGCCGCAGCTGGTGTTATTACAGAAGACCTTGCTGTATGTTGAAGGACTGGGGCGTCAGCTCTATCCGCAGCTGGATCTGTGGACCACCGCCAAGCCGTTCCTCGAGAGCTGGCTGCGCGATCAGGTCGGCATTCCCGCCGTGGTGCGTGCGCTGAAAGAGAAAGCGCCGTTTTGGGCGGAGAAGCTGCCGGAACTGCCCGAGCTGTTTTACGACAGCTTGCAGCAGCATAAACTGTTGCAACAAAGCGTTGATAAGCTGACCAACCAGATGCAGGCTCAGCGGGTTCGTCAGGGGCAGTCACGTTATTTGTTCGGCGTTGGCGCTACACTGTTGGTAAGCGGCACGCTGTTGCTGCTGGGGCAAATCGAGGTGTTTCCCGCCTGGATGATGGCCGCTGGCATCGTATGCTGGGTGATTGGCTGGAAGCGAACCACCTGATTTAATTCGTTACTCTGGTAAAGTCGGCTCTATAATGCGGGCTGGCTTTAAAAGACCCTTTAAAATTAGAGGTAATTAAAATGGGCGGTATTAGTATTACGCAATTGTTGATCATCGCAGTGATCGTGGTGCTGTTGTTCGGTACCAAAAAACTGCGCACGCTGGGCTCCGATCTCGGCGCCTCGATCAAGGGCTTCAAGAAGGCGATCGGCGACGATACGCCGTCGACCCCCAACACGGCTGAGAAAAGCAGCCTGGATGACGCTGACTTCTCGGCCAAGCCTATTACCGATAAGCAGCCGGAAGTGAAACCGGAAGAGTCGAAGAACAAAGAGCAGGTATAAACCGTGTTTGACATTGGGTTTAGTGAGCTGCTGCTGGTGCTGGTGATCGGCCTGGTTGTTCTGGGGCCGGAACGCTTGCCGGTCGCGGTCAGAACGGTATCGGGCTGGATCCGCGCGCTGCGCTCGCTGGCGGCCTCGGTGCAGCACGAACTGTCTCAGGAGCTGAAGCTGCAGGAGCTGCAGGACAGCCTGAAAAAAGCGGAACAGGCCGGCCTGCAGAACCTGACGCCGGAACTGAAGGCGTCGATGGATGAGCTGAAAGACGCGGCGGAATCATTGAAACGCACCTACCAGGGCGAGAAAGAAGAGCTGGCGAACACCATTCATAACCCGCAGATCACCGATCCGGAAGCCTTGCACGACGGCGTGACGCCGGCGGAAGCGGCAACCCGCGCCAGTGCGCCTGCCGCCGCGCCAAAACCGGCAGCGGAACCTGAAGCCGTCGCGCCGGTGGCGGCGCAGCCGGCTAAAGCGCCGGCGGAAACCGCGCCGGCACCTGTCGAACCTGTTGCGGATAAAACCCCAGCGTCTCACCAACCTAGTGGCGATCGTTAATACATGGCTGTTGAAGATACCCAACCCCTTATCAGTCATCTGATAGAGCTGCGCAAGCGGCTGCTTAACTCGATTATTTGCGTGCTGGCGGTGTTCGTGGTGCTGGTGTTTTTCGCCAACGACATCTACCAGTTGGTCTCTGCGCCGCTGCTCAAGCAGCTGCCGGCCGGGGCGAGCATGATCGCTACCGACGTGGCGTCACCGTTCTTTACGCCGATCAAGCTGACCATGATCGTCTCGGTGTTCGTCTCCGCGCCGATGATTTTGTATCAGGTGTGGGCATTCATCGCGCCGGCGCTGTACAAGCATGAACGCCGCCTGATGATGCCGCTGCTGGTGTCCAGCAGCCTGCTGTTCTACCTCGGCATGGCTTTCGCCTACTTCATCGTGTTCCCGCTGGCCTTCGGCTTCTTTGCCAAGACCGCGCCGATGGGGGTGACCATTGCCACCGACATCAAAAACTACCTCGATTTCGTCATGGCGCTGTTTATGGCGTTCGGTGTCGCCTTCGAAGTGCCGGTCGCTATCATTCTGCTGTGCTGGAGTGGCGTCACCTCGCCGGAAGATCTGAAGAAGAAACGGCCGTATGTGTTGGTCGGCGCGTTTGTGGTCGGCATGCTGTTGACGCCGCCGGACGTGTTCTCGCAAACCCTGTTGGCAATACCGATGTACCTGCTGTTTGAAGTGGGGGTGTTCTTCGCTCGCTTCTATACCGGCAAACGTCGTCCACAGGCGGAAGAAGAAGACGAGGGTGACGAACCGCCAGCCCCTTGATCCATCTTGATTGCTAAGCCGCCCATTGGGCGGCTTTTGCTTTGGAAAAAACCATGTTTGAAATCGGCGTTAACCTCACCAGCAGCCAATTCGCCAAAGACCGCCAGGCGGTAGTGGAGCGCGCCCGCGCGGCGGGCGTTACCGGGATATTGATTACCGGCACCGATCTGGCAGAGAGCCGCGAAGCGGCGGAATTGGCGCAGCAACATGCGGGCTACGGTTGGTCTACCGCCGGTGTGCATCCGCATTACGCCAGCGGTTGGGATGAACAGACCGCCGAGCAGATTTATGCGTTAGCCGTACGCCCTGAAGTGGCGGCGATCGGCGAATGCGGCCTGGATTTCAATCGCAATTTCTCGACGCCCGTACAGCAGGAAGCGGCGTTCACCGCGCAGCTGGCGCTGGCGGCGGAGTTGGCGCTGCCGGTGTTTCTTCATTGCCGCGACGCACACGCACGTTTTGCCGAGCTACTGACGCCGTGGTTGGATAAACTGCCCGCGGCCGTGGTGCACTGCTTCACCGGCACCGCCGAAGAATTAACAAGCTGCCTGTCGCTGGGTCTGTCGATCGGGATCACCGGTTGGGTCTGCGACGAGCGGCGCGGCTTGGAATTGCGCGCCCTGTTGCCGCAGATCCCGGCCGAGCGTCTGCTGCTGGAAACGGACGCCCCTTATCTGTTGCCCCGGGATTTACAGCCTAAACCCGCATCTCGCCGCAACGAACCCTGTTTCCTGCCCCATATCGTGCAGCAGGTCGCCGTCTGGCGACAGGAAGAGCCGCAATGGCTGGGGCA
Above is a window of Serratia nematodiphila DZ0503SBS1 DNA encoding:
- the tatD gene encoding 3'-5' ssDNA/RNA exonuclease TatD, whose translation is MFEIGVNLTSSQFAKDRQAVVERARAAGVTGILITGTDLAESREAAELAQQHAGYGWSTAGVHPHYASGWDEQTAEQIYALAVRPEVAAIGECGLDFNRNFSTPVQQEAAFTAQLALAAELALPVFLHCRDAHARFAELLTPWLDKLPAAVVHCFTGTAEELTSCLSLGLSIGITGWVCDERRGLELRALLPQIPAERLLLETDAPYLLPRDLQPKPASRRNEPCFLPHIVQQVAVWRQEEPQWLGQKTDENARRLFRLV
- the tatB gene encoding Sec-independent protein translocase protein TatB — translated: MFDIGFSELLLVLVIGLVVLGPERLPVAVRTVSGWIRALRSLAASVQHELSQELKLQELQDSLKKAEQAGLQNLTPELKASMDELKDAAESLKRTYQGEKEELANTIHNPQITDPEALHDGVTPAEAATRASAPAAAPKPAAEPEAVAPVAAQPAKAPAETAPAPVEPVADKTPASHQPSGDR
- the ubiE gene encoding bifunctional demethylmenaquinone methyltransferase/2-methoxy-6-polyprenyl-1,4-benzoquinol methylase UbiE; its protein translation is MADQSQETTDFGFRTVARDEKQAMVADVFHSVAAKYDVMNDLMSFGIHRIWKRFTIDCSGVRRGQRVLDLAGGTGDLAAKFSRMVGEQGQVVLADINDSMLKMGREKLRDRGIVGNINYVQANAEALPFPDNYFDCITISFGLRNVTDKDKALRSMFRVLKPGGRLLVLEFSKPLLAPLSKAYDAYSFHVLPKIGELVVKDPDSYRYLAESIRMHPDQETLKGMMGNAGFENVTYFNLTGGIVALHRGFKF
- the ubiJ gene encoding ubiquinone biosynthesis protein UbiJ — translated: MLFTPLLTGALETSLNNLLFRDRSMKAARQRLAGKVLRIELEELASPLVLVFSELRVDVLGQSEDSADCTVRSRIPSLLKLRDRQQLPVLMRSGELTVEGDIQVVQQLVGLLDLAEWDPAEWLAPYIGDIAAQGITQALGKGASLLKAGFMRRQQGMAEALTEEWRLAPGPLEVVWFNEEVDALARSAEALIARMDKLEGKR
- the tatC gene encoding Sec-independent protein translocase subunit TatC, with the protein product MAVEDTQPLISHLIELRKRLLNSIICVLAVFVVLVFFANDIYQLVSAPLLKQLPAGASMIATDVASPFFTPIKLTMIVSVFVSAPMILYQVWAFIAPALYKHERRLMMPLLVSSSLLFYLGMAFAYFIVFPLAFGFFAKTAPMGVTIATDIKNYLDFVMALFMAFGVAFEVPVAIILLCWSGVTSPEDLKKKRPYVLVGAFVVGMLLTPPDVFSQTLLAIPMYLLFEVGVFFARFYTGKRRPQAEEEDEGDEPPAP
- the ubiB gene encoding ubiquinone biosynthesis regulatory protein kinase UbiB; amino-acid sequence: MTPGELRRLYFIVRVFLSYGLDELIPKMRLTLPLRFGRRLLFWMPNRHKDKPLGERLRLALQELGPVWIKFGQMMSTRRDLFPPHIADQLTLLQDRVAPFDGALARKHIELAMGGPLETWFDDFDQQPLASASIAQVHTARLKTTGQEVVLKVIRPDIGPIIKADVRLMYRLAGWVPKLLPDGRRLRPREVVREYEKTLLDELNLLREAANAIQLRRNFDGSPMLYVPEVYSDYCRESVLVMERIYGIPVSDIATLEQQGTNMKLLAERGVQVFFTQVFRDSFFHADMHPGNIFVSYEHPEDPCYIGIDCGIVGSLNKDDKRYLAENFIAFFNRDYRKVAELHVDSGWVPRDTNVEDFEFAIRTVCEPIFEKPLAEISFGNVLLNLFNTARRFNMEVQPQLVLLQKTLLYVEGLGRQLYPQLDLWTTAKPFLESWLRDQVGIPAVVRALKEKAPFWAEKLPELPELFYDSLQQHKLLQQSVDKLTNQMQAQRVRQGQSRYLFGVGATLLVSGTLLLLGQIEVFPAWMMAAGIVCWVIGWKRTT
- the tatA gene encoding Sec-independent protein translocase subunit TatA codes for the protein MGGISITQLLIIAVIVVLLFGTKKLRTLGSDLGASIKGFKKAIGDDTPSTPNTAEKSSLDDADFSAKPITDKQPEVKPEESKNKEQV